The region cgtgacatgtttaatcgagaataactagAGAGTCTAAACATTAGTCTTCATCCCGTTCTAGATGAAAACATGTTTTCAGGCCCTCCAGTCCATAGCCCAAAGATCGAGGTTATCCAGAAATTATCCCCAAGGCACCGGGTCTCTGGTTCCAGCAAGAGACCTTCTTGGTGTTTAAAACTGTTATCTCACATCTAAACGCAAAAATTTATCTGGGTCGAATCATCAGTATTGAAATTATCAAGGAAACGAAACTaaaacggccatatttacgaaACCCCTATTCGGATTTTGCCCATTCACGAACTTAATCGTGAAATTCGGGATCCGatcctaccctgaaaatttccattCGAAATTATCGTGTATAAAGCTGGACAATCAGTGGCATAACAGCATCAGTGAATCTAACCTCATCATTcgagaccattcccggctcaaaattcgaaaattgcatcCATTGTGACGAGCGATCTTTTCGAAAAATGCGGGTAAATGTTTGACCATATCTCGACCGCTTTTGAATGCACTATACCAATTATACATCCgagttttcaataaaatagaTTCGCCATAAGTCATAGGAAACATTTTTCACGCTTCCCGATAAGTATTCCATTTTTTACGTTTATTTTCCCAAGTTATTTGCCTTCAACAAAGTCAATCATCTGTATTTTTATCCTTGATTATCCATTATTATCAAGTTCTCATCAGAAGATTTCAGATTTGATATAGATTCTAGTTTTAATTCTGCATTTCATGCATCTTGAGAAGGAATCTAAGAAATTAGTGTTGCGTAATAGTTTACATAATCATGATAATAGCAGTCTGACTGCAAGTAGGTAAATGCACAtctgaataaaatgaataatttacatTATGCTGAAGGATGTATACCTACTTTGAGCTTATGGTGATATATAGATATAGATATATGTATAGGGTGTCACAATAAAGAATCATCATCAATTCAGCATGACAACAGATGGAGCATTATATATAGAATTTCTTATTATATATTTATCCctgataaaattatcattatatacCTATTTTTATATACTTcccagataaaaaaaaaattggttcaaaATAAGTAAAATTTGTAACAATTACTACTACTTTCCTCAAAAATATGCCATATTTGATATCATTTAACAAGAAAACTTATATTCAAACATTAAAAATCCTTGAAAATATGGACACTTTATCTTCAATTTTATCTTCTCcttgaataaattaaaattcacaTACCTGTTCCCTTGACTGAGTATCTTCAAAGTATGTTATATCtttgttatttattgaaatttttcctgtTCCAGGGGATCTTATTGTGACGGTTCCTCTTGCATGTTTTCTTGCACATTCTGAAAGTATTCAAAATAGTAATCTTgcttccttttttttcaatgaatttaccaTAAACTGTCACATAAGCTCTTCCATCTTGGTCATAATTTGGCTTGGGTGCTTCTATGGTTTTACTGGTGTTCATTAACGGccttaaatatttgaatatgaagTCTTTAACATTTGAGGCATAGGGTAGTTTGCAAAGTGCTTCAATAGCATTCAGAAATTGTTCATAATCTCTATCAGATAATGTTTCTAGAAGTAAAGATTCCAATGCTGTTTTATCTATCCACTGTGACCCGGACTTATCCCTACAAAACTGGAAGTTATTTGAAAATCACACAACTTTAGGTCAAAGTAGAAATTGTCTTTAATTTAGTTCCATAATTTTACCATAGAATTACAGTAAAATATTCATgcttttatttgtatttttagCAGAAACATTCAAGCTAAAaagttattaaaattttttcatatttagaaCATTCTCAAgtccaaaaataaaaagaaaacaaCTCACAAAACTGCATTTGGATCTGGTTGTAAGCCCTTTTTCAACATTATGTCTTCAAATTTGTTCAATTGTTCAATATGTTCGACTATTTCCTGTAAGGCATAATATATTAGCTATTTGAATTTGGTTCAATTAATTGATTATGCCCTCACATATAACATATGATAGAAATTAGGCCGGCtagtataaaataaaaaatggaaaGGTCTTCCAGTTTTGTCAAATTCAGCAGCTTTTCTTTGTGGGAATATCTGTTCTGGAGGTTTCATCATTGGTCTTGCTTTTTTCTCGAAAA is a window of Harmonia axyridis chromosome 2, icHarAxyr1.1, whole genome shotgun sequence DNA encoding:
- the LOC123672572 gene encoding 28S ribosomal protein S9, mitochondrial; this encodes MILKRIFSPRAVDNIGRLLSRNAPLTQAKIASQFSTENVDLDDPTISKAMKAYLTRANEHEKFMKKEIQEYQIGKRHLANMMGEDPETFTQEDVDNAITYLFPSGLFEKKARPMMKPPEQIFPQRKAAEFDKTGRPFHFLFYTSRPNFYHMLYEIVEHIEQLNKFEDIMLKKGLQPDPNAVLDKSGSQWIDKTALESLLLETLSDRDYEQFLNAIEALCKLPYASNVKDFIFKYLRPLMNTSKTIEAPKPNYDQDGRAYVTVYECARKHARGTVTIRSPGTGKISINNKDITYFEDTQSREQVLFPLLFSNMIGKVDIEAEVGGGGFSGQAGAVRWGIAWGLRSFLDEKIVEKMRLAGLLTKDVRTRERQKPGQQGARRKFTWKKR